One Pirellulales bacterium DNA segment encodes these proteins:
- a CDS encoding dockerin type I domain-containing protein, which translates to MRIGTRNSGRRNFTLHRGFVPALAFVLVLGIATPSFATEPAAAVNAPNGLPWLQTLSNDFTSANAQTDLNHWTAEFGTGAQDGLNGWGNNEWEYYNDAKTSGNLSNSNLFINSNGLNITAIVPNNFTTPQVTTNTTTHPVNSTEITSARINTSNYFSQTYGLFQWTASAPSGSGLWPALWMLPQNSKGYGSGWPTSGEVDVFESGGGGGSTANQQEQGSYHSGPSFDISATQVYNSSSHPGYNTQNSHTYDLLWLPAGATYNGTTYTHGLLAWYVDGLLYESQTGSNAGTNSTGWYNPGGTGATNAAPFDKNFYLVMNLAVGGQYPGFNTPNSRPPIAAGSYTMTISDVEAFSLPILGDVNRDGHLDAKDVTAMEQALTNEATFAAGESLTTAQLNLIGDMNGDGKFNNTDLQSLINALKSGKGSTEDVPEPSTFVLLALGGLAVWRRKAITRTIR; encoded by the coding sequence ATGAGAATTGGCACTCGGAATTCCGGTCGGCGAAATTTCACCCTGCATCGTGGTTTCGTTCCCGCACTGGCTTTCGTGCTTGTCTTGGGAATTGCTACTCCAAGTTTCGCCACAGAACCGGCAGCGGCTGTGAATGCTCCCAACGGCCTCCCCTGGCTGCAAACGTTGTCCAACGATTTCACTTCGGCCAATGCCCAAACCGATTTAAACCACTGGACCGCAGAATTTGGCACCGGCGCGCAGGATGGATTAAACGGCTGGGGGAATAACGAATGGGAGTACTACAACGACGCGAAGACCAGCGGCAACCTGTCCAATAGCAACTTGTTTATCAACAGCAATGGCTTGAACATCACTGCCATTGTCCCCAACAATTTCACTACGCCCCAAGTCACCACCAACACCACTACCCACCCAGTCAATTCTACGGAGATCACTTCCGCGCGCATCAATACCAGTAATTACTTTTCGCAGACTTACGGTCTGTTTCAATGGACTGCTTCCGCTCCGTCGGGCAGCGGCCTGTGGCCCGCCCTCTGGATGCTTCCGCAGAACTCAAAGGGTTACGGCTCGGGCTGGCCCACGTCGGGTGAAGTCGATGTTTTTGAATCCGGAGGCGGCGGCGGTTCGACCGCCAACCAGCAGGAGCAAGGCTCTTACCACAGCGGTCCAAGTTTTGATATCAGCGCGACGCAAGTGTACAACAGCAGCAGCCATCCCGGCTATAACACGCAAAATTCCCACACCTACGACTTGCTATGGCTTCCGGCTGGCGCGACTTACAACGGGACGACCTATACCCACGGTCTGTTAGCATGGTATGTAGACGGCTTGCTGTATGAATCGCAAACTGGAAGCAATGCCGGTACTAATAGCACAGGCTGGTATAACCCCGGGGGAACGGGGGCTACGAATGCGGCCCCATTCGATAAGAACTTTTACCTAGTCATGAATCTGGCGGTCGGCGGGCAATATCCGGGCTTTAACACCCCCAATAGCCGTCCACCCATTGCTGCGGGCAGTTACACCATGACCATTTCCGACGTCGAAGCGTTTTCCCTTCCTATTCTTGGCGACGTGAACCGAGATGGGCATCTCGACGCCAAGGATGTCACTGCCATGGAACAGGCGCTGACCAATGAAGCAACCTTCGCGGCCGGCGAAAGCCTAACAACGGCTCAATTGAACCTGATCGGCGATATGAACGGGGATGGCAAATTCAATAATACCGATTTGCAAAGCCTGATTAACGCATTGAAATCAGGGAAAGGCTCAACCGAAGACGTCCCGGAACCATCGACGTTCGTTCTGCTGGCGTTGGGTGGCCTTGCCGTCTGGAGACGAAAGGCGATAACCCGGACAATTCGCTGA
- a CDS encoding PEP-CTERM sorting domain-containing protein: MLVFAQASWGQTNLLVDPGFEIGTVTTNPNTTDAPGWAEFGGLPFEGENPGPPDNFVPPAGGQPTVAHSGVWDMEMPGGNGGYSVPGAYEVLPASPGQVYTLSGWVRTPNVLVTGSNDFAILQIAYFDGPSGGTQIGGAIGVNFGTPGGGGGIPLPQNTWEFGSVTATAPANTQSILAYMLNINGNSNAYFAFDDLSLTLATTAAPPAPGDYNKNGHVDSADINALELALTNLPLYESTYNVSASDLAAINNIPGNSGSNLTNFKMQALINLLLAGNGTISAVPEPTSFILLALGGFAVAAAARKRAAA; the protein is encoded by the coding sequence ATGCTTGTATTCGCGCAAGCGAGCTGGGGACAGACGAACTTATTGGTAGATCCCGGGTTTGAAATTGGGACAGTAACTACCAATCCAAACACCACCGACGCACCCGGCTGGGCAGAATTTGGCGGATTACCGTTCGAAGGAGAGAATCCGGGCCCTCCTGATAATTTTGTGCCCCCAGCGGGTGGCCAGCCTACCGTTGCGCACAGCGGCGTTTGGGATATGGAGATGCCCGGCGGCAATGGTGGCTATTCCGTTCCAGGCGCGTATGAAGTTCTCCCTGCCAGCCCAGGGCAGGTATATACTTTATCCGGTTGGGTAAGGACCCCCAACGTATTGGTAACTGGCAGCAATGACTTTGCGATATTACAAATCGCGTATTTCGACGGGCCATCGGGTGGCACGCAGATCGGAGGGGCGATAGGCGTAAATTTTGGAACACCCGGAGGCGGTGGTGGGATACCGCTTCCGCAAAACACGTGGGAATTTGGCAGCGTAACGGCCACGGCCCCGGCCAACACCCAATCGATCCTCGCATATATGCTGAATATCAATGGCAACTCGAATGCATATTTCGCATTCGATGACTTAAGTCTGACGTTAGCTACTACCGCAGCGCCTCCAGCGCCGGGTGATTACAACAAAAATGGCCACGTCGATTCCGCCGACATTAACGCCTTGGAACTGGCGCTGACCAATTTGCCGCTATATGAAAGCACGTACAATGTGAGCGCTTCCGATTTGGCCGCAATCAATAACATTCCTGGCAATAGTGGTTCCAATCTAACCAATTTTAAAATGCAGGCACTAATCAACCTTCTCCTTGCCGGCAACGGAACAATCAGTGCCGTGCCGGAGCCGACGTCGTTTATTTTACTTGCACTTGGTGGATTCGCGGTCGCAGCCGCCGCAAGAAAGCGTGCTGCGGCATAG